From one Peptoniphilaceae bacterium AMB_02 genomic stretch:
- a CDS encoding ISL3 family transposase, with translation MSISNYILNLLDLKDENIEIFENVEKIKKKNISYNLIFGRLTYNASVCPVCGNVHSPSIIKHGTKSSDIKLLPFNGEPTFLRLKKPRFLCKECNSTFIAETDIVKKNCFISNRVKAHITTNLTMKVSEKDIANLHYVSHSTVSKCVDQAFEQFKPNYQFLPEHLCFDEFKSTKTAKGSMSFIFCDAITHDIIDIVENRQLHYLKRYFSRFSECARESVKSICIDMYQPYISLISDLFPNAKIVFDKFHIVNHLSRALNKTRIEVMNSFSKYSMEYKRLKRYWKLIQKPYLKLNSTGFRKWIHFERWKSARDVVMDSISVNKTLLNTYDCYQILLKDVENGDIASLKAHLEYYSDEVSDAMKTSINTLLKDFEYVKNCLEVNVTNGCLEGINNFIKCLKRVAFGYRSYYHFRNRILICKKMIVPKDTVSVKKRQAANAA, from the coding sequence ATGTCTATTAGTAATTATATCTTAAATTTATTAGATTTAAAAGATGAAAATATTGAGATTTTTGAAAATGTCGAGAAGATTAAAAAGAAGAATATCTCTTACAATTTGATTTTTGGCCGGCTTACCTATAATGCTTCTGTTTGTCCCGTTTGTGGTAACGTGCATAGCCCAAGCATTATTAAACACGGCACTAAGTCTTCTGATATTAAACTTCTTCCTTTTAATGGCGAACCTACTTTCTTGAGACTTAAAAAGCCGAGATTTTTATGTAAGGAATGTAATTCTACTTTTATAGCTGAAACTGATATTGTTAAAAAGAATTGTTTTATTTCTAATAGAGTAAAAGCTCATATTACAACTAATTTGACCATGAAAGTAAGTGAAAAAGATATTGCTAATTTACATTATGTTTCTCATTCTACGGTGTCTAAATGTGTAGATCAAGCTTTTGAACAGTTTAAGCCTAATTATCAGTTTTTACCAGAACATTTATGTTTTGATGAGTTTAAATCCACAAAAACTGCTAAAGGATCTATGAGCTTTATTTTCTGTGATGCTATTACTCATGATATTATCGATATTGTTGAAAACAGGCAATTACACTATCTTAAGCGCTATTTTTCTAGGTTTAGTGAATGTGCTAGAGAATCGGTTAAAAGTATATGTATAGATATGTATCAGCCATACATTAGTCTAATTTCTGATCTTTTCCCTAATGCTAAGATAGTATTTGATAAGTTCCATATAGTTAACCACTTATCTAGAGCATTGAACAAAACAAGAATAGAAGTTATGAATAGTTTTTCTAAGTATTCAATGGAATACAAAAGGTTAAAAAGGTATTGGAAGCTGATACAAAAGCCTTATTTAAAGCTCAATTCTACAGGTTTTAGAAAGTGGATACATTTTGAAAGATGGAAAAGTGCTAGAGATGTGGTTATGGATAGTATTAGTGTCAACAAAACACTTCTAAATACTTATGATTGTTATCAGATTCTTTTAAAGGATGTAGAAAACGGAGATATTGCCTCCTTAAAGGCACATTTAGAATATTATTCAGATGAGGTATCAGATGCTATGAAAACTAGTATTAACACGCTTTTAAAGGACTTTGAGTACGTAAAAAATTGCTTAGAAGTCAATGTTACAAATGGATGTTTAGAAGGTATTAATAATTTTATTAAGTGTTTAAAAAGAGTTGCTTTCGGATACAGGTCGTACTATCATTTTAGGAATCGAATATTAATTTGCAAGAAAATGATAGTACCAAAAGACACTGTAAGTGTAAAAAAACGTCAGGCAGCTAACGCTGCCTGA
- a CDS encoding ISL3 family transposase, with protein sequence MSTNNYILNLLDLKDENIEIFEKVEKIKKKNISYNLIFGRLTYNASVCPVCGNVHSPSIIKHGTKSSDIKLLPFNGEPTFLRLKKQRFLCKECNSTFIAETDIVKKNCFISNRVKAHITTNLTMKVSEKDIANLHYVSHSTVSKCVDQAFEQFKPNYQFLPEHLCFDEFKSTKTAKGSMSFIFCDAITHDIIDIVENRQLHYLKRYFSRFSECARESVKSICIDMYQPYISLISDLFPNAKIVFDKFHIVNHLSRALNKTRIEVMNGFSKYSMEYKRLKRYWKLIQKPYLKLNSTGFRKWIHFERWKSARDVVMDSISVNKTLLNTYDCYQILLKDVENGDIASLKAHLEYYSDEVSDAMKTSINTLLKDFEYVKNCLEVNVTNGCLEGINNFIKCLKRVAFGYRSYYHFRNRILICKKMIVPKDTVSVKKRQAANAA encoded by the coding sequence ATGTCTACAAATAATTATATCTTAAATTTATTAGATTTAAAAGATGAAAATATTGAGATTTTTGAAAAGGTTGAGAAGATTAAAAAGAAGAATATCTCTTACAATTTGATTTTTGGCCGGCTTACCTATAATGCTTCTGTTTGTCCCGTTTGTGGTAACGTGCATAGCCCAAGCATTATTAAACACGGCACTAAGTCTTCTGATATTAAACTTCTTCCTTTTAATGGCGAACCTACTTTCTTGAGACTTAAAAAGCAGAGATTTTTATGTAAGGAGTGTAATTCTACTTTTATAGCTGAAACTGATATTGTTAAAAAGAATTGTTTTATTTCTAATAGAGTAAAAGCTCATATTACAACTAATTTGACCATGAAAGTAAGTGAAAAAGATATTGCTAATTTACATTATGTTTCTCATTCTACGGTGTCTAAATGTGTAGATCAAGCTTTTGAACAGTTTAAGCCTAATTATCAGTTTTTACCAGAACATTTATGTTTTGATGAGTTTAAATCCACAAAAACTGCTAAAGGATCTATGAGCTTTATTTTCTGTGATGCTATTACTCATGATATTATCGATATTGTTGAAAACAGGCAATTACACTATCTTAAGCGCTATTTTTCTAGGTTTAGTGAATGTGCTAGAGAATCGGTTAAAAGTATATGTATAGATATGTATCAGCCATACATTAGTCTAATTTCTGATCTTTTCCCTAATGCTAAGATAGTATTTGATAAGTTCCATATAGTTAACCACTTATCTAGAGCATTGAACAAAACAAGAATAGAAGTTATGAATGGTTTTTCTAAGTATTCTATGGAATACAAAAGGTTAAAAAGGTATTGGAAGCTGATACAAAAGCCTTATTTAAAGCTTAATTCTACAGGTTTTAGAAAGTGGATACATTTTGAAAGATGGAAAAGTGCTAGAGATGTGGTTATGGATAGTATTAGTGTCAACAAAACACTTCTAAATACTTATGATTGTTATCAGATTCTTTTAAAGGATGTAGAAAACGGAGATATTGCCTCCTTAAAGGCACATTTAGAATATTATTCAGATGAGGTATCAGATGCTATGAAAACTAGTATTAACACGCTTTTAAAGGACTTTGAGTACGTAAAAAATTGCTTAGAAGTCAATGTTACAAATGGATGTTTAGAAGGTATTAATAATTTTATTAAGTGTTTAAAAAGAGTTGCTTTCGGATACAGGTCGTACTATCATTTTAGGAATCGAATATTAATTTGCAAGAAAATGATAGTACCAAAAGACACTGTAAGTGTAAAAAAACGTCAGGCAGCTAACGCTGCCTGA
- a CDS encoding DMT family transporter — MNRDKLIGYLSALGYALIIGFSFLFSKDAMKYGVINQLAYRSIIAFIPLGIAAIFMRNKLNYNKSKLGKLMGLGIFYPLLFFGIQTYGLSITSSLEAGLAQAMAPVITLILASVLLNEKTNILQKLSLAVSIGGIVFIIYRKLKLNPNPDITGLAILFLATVAFSIYSVAVRKIRNENTNFEIMLVIIAQTAFIFTALAIYDSLSTSGSLAEFIKPLSDIDYIKDVLYLGLLSSLLSGLLLNTALIRIEASKVVIFGNLATVIQIFSAGLILGEDIFFSHKVGSVCIILGVIGINVLGSKEKTRPQVE; from the coding sequence ATGAATAGAGATAAACTGATTGGTTATTTGTCGGCACTTGGTTATGCATTGATTATTGGGTTTTCGTTTTTGTTCTCTAAGGATGCGATGAAATATGGAGTCATTAACCAACTTGCATATAGGTCCATCATTGCATTTATCCCTTTGGGTATTGCAGCAATATTTATGAGAAATAAACTCAATTACAACAAGTCCAAACTTGGTAAACTGATGGGATTGGGAATTTTTTATCCATTATTGTTTTTTGGAATTCAAACATACGGTCTGTCGATCACTTCCAGTTTAGAAGCTGGATTGGCGCAGGCCATGGCACCTGTTATTACTTTAATCTTGGCATCTGTATTACTTAATGAAAAAACTAATATTTTGCAGAAACTATCACTTGCAGTATCTATTGGCGGAATCGTTTTTATAATTTATAGGAAGTTAAAGCTAAATCCTAATCCTGATATTACAGGTTTGGCTATATTGTTCTTGGCAACTGTTGCGTTTTCTATTTATTCCGTTGCCGTTAGAAAAATTAGAAATGAAAACACGAATTTTGAAATTATGCTTGTAATAATTGCTCAAACGGCATTTATTTTTACAGCTCTTGCCATCTACGACAGTTTGAGTACAAGTGGTAGTTTAGCGGAGTTTATTAAACCACTTTCTGATATTGATTATATTAAGGATGTTTTATATTTAGGATTACTTTCATCACTTCTAAGTGGATTACTTCTAAATACTGCTTTGATTAGAATTGAGGCATCTAAAGTAGTAATTTTTGGAAATCTTGCGACTGTAATCCAGATATTCTCTGCGGGACTTATTTTGGGAGAAGATATTTTCTTCTCACATAAGGTCGGATCGGTATGTATTATACTTGGCGTAATTGGGATTAATGTGCTTGGATCCAAGGAAAAAACAAGGCCTCAAGTTGAGTAA
- a CDS encoding response regulator transcription factor: MTKILLVEDDSALATGLRYLLENEGYELDIAGTVKDAKNYINDKEYNLFILDIGLPDGNGYDLCHHIRIDKQTPIIFLTARDDERDVVKGLEIGGDDYIAKPFRTKELVSRVKSVLRRFSTRITSNVLTSGDIKIDQLQARVYLREEEIFLTPSEYKLLLLYMNNSKKVIPRIAALENLWDVEGDFINDSSISVYIRRLREKIEDDPSNPHYLKTARGIGYIWDEEVRRS; encoded by the coding sequence TTGACGAAAATATTGTTAGTAGAAGACGATTCCGCATTAGCAACCGGACTTAGATATTTACTGGAAAATGAAGGATATGAGTTAGATATAGCGGGAACTGTTAAAGATGCTAAAAATTATATTAATGACAAAGAGTATAATTTATTTATTTTAGATATAGGGCTTCCTGATGGAAACGGATATGATTTATGTCATCATATAAGGATAGATAAGCAAACGCCTATTATTTTCTTAACAGCAAGAGATGATGAAAGGGATGTTGTAAAGGGTCTTGAAATAGGTGGGGATGATTATATAGCTAAACCATTTAGAACGAAAGAATTAGTCAGCAGAGTAAAATCCGTACTTAGACGATTCTCTACCAGAATTACAAGTAATGTGCTTACTTCCGGGGATATAAAAATAGATCAGTTACAAGCTAGAGTTTACTTAAGGGAAGAAGAGATATTCTTAACCCCATCTGAGTATAAGTTATTATTACTCTATATGAATAATTCCAAGAAAGTTATTCCAAGAATAGCTGCTCTAGAGAATTTATGGGATGTTGAGGGTGATTTTATTAATGATAGCAGTATATCAGTCTATATAAGAAGACTTAGAGAAAAAATAGAAGATGACCCTTCAAACCCACATTATTTAAAGACTGCCAGAGGCATAGGATATATTTGGGATGAGGAAGTGAGGCGATCCTAA
- a CDS encoding HAMP domain-containing sensor histidine kinase, translating to MPKSKDFRRIVIISIILFIICVLGLFIILEYNLANMSRDVTKQNVAIVGAVLSKHPELEEEVVKTVTKEISDEEINLGKEVLDRYNYNDLVGHRNQIAMILTSTSMRNQLLILTSSLFAIGIGVYLYGMRQLSNKIERLYVASERVINGDFRVRLTEDGEGSISILNHQFNKMSNIIKKNYESLNSEKSFLKDTISDISHQLKTPLASLVMFNELMLDDEDMDPETRRAFLEKSKIQYERMEWLIINLLKIARIEAGAIEFKRDRVLVKDLIESSVKAVEAKLMQNSQRVAVIGDTDIELLCDFKWTEEAITNIIKNATEYAPLESDIVVRIQKNPTTSTITIKNTGPQIDPNEINYVFRRFYKSSSSMDSVGIGLNLTKSIVEGQGGVIAAQNVSDGVEFIITFMNSNYGIEKPSKRSKLKAGSN from the coding sequence ATGCCAAAATCTAAAGATTTTAGAAGGATTGTCATAATAAGTATAATTCTTTTTATAATCTGTGTTTTAGGACTTTTCATCATTTTAGAGTACAATCTTGCCAATATGTCCAGAGATGTCACTAAACAAAATGTTGCCATAGTGGGAGCTGTTTTGTCTAAACATCCTGAACTTGAAGAAGAGGTTGTAAAGACTGTAACGAAGGAGATTTCCGACGAGGAAATTAATTTAGGGAAAGAAGTCCTGGATAGGTACAATTATAATGACTTAGTCGGTCATAGAAATCAGATTGCTATGATACTCACTTCAACTAGTATGAGGAACCAATTGTTAATATTAACCTCGAGTCTATTCGCTATTGGAATCGGGGTTTATTTGTATGGAATGAGACAGCTGTCGAACAAAATCGAGAGACTGTACGTAGCTTCTGAAAGAGTAATCAATGGTGATTTTAGAGTAAGACTTACTGAAGATGGAGAAGGATCTATCAGTATCTTGAATCATCAGTTTAATAAGATGTCCAATATTATAAAGAAGAATTATGAAAGTCTTAATTCTGAAAAATCTTTTTTGAAAGACACCATTTCCGATATTTCTCACCAGTTAAAAACGCCTTTGGCGTCGCTCGTCATGTTCAATGAACTGATGCTTGACGACGAAGATATGGATCCCGAGACACGAAGAGCCTTCCTTGAAAAGTCTAAGATACAATATGAAAGAATGGAATGGCTTATTATCAATTTACTAAAAATTGCCAGGATAGAAGCTGGTGCCATAGAGTTTAAAAGAGATCGGGTATTGGTAAAAGATTTAATAGAGTCTTCGGTCAAGGCTGTAGAGGCAAAGCTGATGCAGAATAGTCAAAGAGTTGCGGTCATAGGTGATACCGATATAGAGCTTTTATGTGATTTTAAATGGACTGAGGAAGCAATTACGAATATCATTAAAAATGCTACCGAGTATGCTCCTTTAGAATCGGATATTGTAGTTAGGATTCAGAAAAATCCTACGACGAGTACTATCACTATCAAGAATACCGGTCCACAAATAGATCCAAATGAGATTAATTATGTCTTTAGAAGATTTTATAAATCCAGTTCCAGCATGGATTCCGTTGGTATTGGACTTAATCTTACCAAATCTATTGTCGAGGGACAAGGAGGAGTTATAGCCGCTCAAAATGTATCTGACGGTGTCGAGTTCATTATAACTTTTATGAATTCGAATTATGGCATTGAGAAGCCAAGCAAAAGATCTAAACTGAAAGCAGGTAGTAATTAG
- a CDS encoding ABC transporter ATP-binding protein, whose translation MEVIRAVNLSKIYKTGSIEVKAVNNINLSVNKGEFVAVTGRSGSGKSTLLHMLGGVDKPSSGKVFIDGIDIHALSDNDLSIFRRRRIGFIFQFFNLVPVLTAEENIMLPVLLDGRKVDQVYTQSLFSALDLNDKLGFLPSRLSGGEQQRVAIGRALITKPSIILSDEPTGNLDTVTSKEIVDLLKISARKFNQTTIMITHDPNIAAQADRIIVIEDGRIIR comes from the coding sequence ATGGAAGTAATAAGAGCAGTAAATTTATCGAAAATATACAAAACCGGAAGTATTGAGGTCAAGGCTGTAAATAATATAAATCTTTCTGTAAATAAAGGTGAATTTGTGGCAGTAACCGGAAGAAGCGGTAGTGGGAAGTCTACATTACTTCATATGCTAGGTGGTGTAGATAAACCGTCTTCGGGCAAGGTATTTATCGATGGGATTGATATTCATGCACTGTCGGACAACGATTTATCTATATTCAGAAGGCGTAGAATAGGATTTATATTTCAATTTTTTAATTTGGTTCCCGTGCTTACTGCAGAAGAAAACATCATGCTTCCAGTCTTACTAGATGGAAGAAAAGTAGATCAGGTCTATACTCAAAGTCTATTTTCTGCACTGGACTTAAATGACAAATTAGGTTTTTTGCCGAGTAGATTATCAGGTGGGGAGCAGCAGAGAGTCGCTATTGGAAGGGCACTGATTACAAAGCCTTCTATTATTTTATCCGATGAACCGACTGGAAATCTGGATACTGTTACAAGTAAAGAAATAGTTGATCTGTTAAAAATATCTGCTAGAAAATTTAACCAGACCACAATAATGATTACACATGATCCTAATATTGCAGCTCAAGCTGATAGGATTATAGTTATCGAGGATGGTAGAATAATTAGGTGA
- a CDS encoding FtsX-like permease family protein yields MRTILNIFSIVISVAMIVMLGSLTMGIRDLILFDAQIGEGNNQAVIHDIDYKTYEKLKLNVDVEDAVLAKSITYIKGIYESDRAQTVALGDSIDKRIIAMSSGVDKIAPDLLSEGRYPENSSEIVIDRSIIKKMDRTPELGSEISLVLAGEVDYVVSYKLVGILERAGENYASPVSNMIIGLDSEDNTGTFSLYLFTKKAASTFPEIMELTRKVGILPEQVHLNSMYNDNLGVNRINIIVAGLGIVLILIVALSTFSGIFTVFNISYAQRLKQFGLMRAVGATEKQINDINKRELLILSIVGIPLGIIIGQLTVHILFNWVSGGIFEIFGFKYFKLKFYPELMIFIAIFSFATIYLSIYSATLRKKNLSPIEAIRQSDFAGVKVRKKRYLITKWLLGMEGYIARRNIDRSKGKFLLSSLSIGITIAIFVTTIFTSMLVSNINYNEIDTVYDYEISYRKMDKAILADEEVNHIKNLEGVKTVTPYYNIAISVDAHINEFPDYLKYRLYSSNVANSENNLYVLYGSKFLIMSKEDIIKNYDVEEAVLNEVIANKAVFTFIEFEDYIEQAAMIEGNTIGLGIRSGVYINVPVGNYHLKSYESRANLPPGITVLMPEEVVSEYISDDILKDYNINLGINVYSQESRTELENYLSDKDHFSVRYNLSERIRRQTQTRIIRNYLLIFSGLMALSSGINIINSISSNMLTRKKELSLLKAIGMTNKAFKRMMNIETIYYSISGSILGFVLSILGIMGVDYILRWRTAPFFSPKLYGYPIISYIVIVIITVFLVYHSSMIAMKRVMGDDLIANLRNE; encoded by the coding sequence ATGCGAACTATACTGAATATATTCAGTATAGTTATTTCTGTTGCAATGATCGTCATGCTTGGAAGTCTCACAATGGGAATCAGAGATTTAATTTTATTCGATGCTCAAATAGGTGAGGGAAATAACCAAGCTGTTATACATGATATAGATTATAAAACATATGAAAAATTAAAATTAAACGTAGATGTAGAAGATGCAGTTCTGGCAAAATCAATAACATATATCAAGGGCATATACGAATCTGATAGAGCGCAAACAGTTGCGCTGGGAGATTCTATTGACAAGCGAATAATTGCAATGAGTAGCGGAGTTGATAAAATCGCACCTGATTTATTATCAGAAGGAAGATATCCTGAAAACTCGTCAGAGATTGTTATTGATAGAAGTATTATAAAAAAGATGGATAGAACACCTGAATTGGGTTCAGAAATCAGTTTAGTACTTGCAGGAGAAGTTGATTATGTCGTAAGTTATAAATTAGTCGGAATCTTGGAAAGAGCCGGAGAAAACTATGCATCTCCTGTTTCAAATATGATTATCGGACTCGATTCGGAAGACAATACAGGTACTTTCAGTCTTTATCTTTTTACTAAAAAAGCAGCAAGTACTTTTCCTGAGATTATGGAACTCACTCGTAAAGTAGGAATACTGCCAGAGCAAGTCCACTTAAATTCCATGTACAATGATAATCTAGGAGTAAATAGGATAAATATAATAGTGGCCGGACTTGGCATAGTATTAATACTAATAGTAGCTCTTTCGACTTTTAGCGGTATATTTACTGTTTTTAATATCTCATATGCTCAGAGACTTAAACAATTTGGTCTAATGCGAGCTGTTGGGGCAACGGAAAAACAGATTAACGATATCAATAAAAGAGAACTTTTGATACTTTCTATAGTGGGGATACCACTTGGAATTATTATAGGTCAGTTGACGGTGCATATATTATTCAATTGGGTTTCAGGAGGGATTTTTGAGATTTTCGGGTTTAAATATTTTAAGCTTAAATTTTATCCTGAATTAATGATCTTTATAGCGATATTTTCATTTGCGACCATTTACCTTTCAATATATAGTGCGACACTCAGGAAAAAGAATCTGTCACCAATAGAAGCCATAAGACAGAGTGATTTTGCCGGAGTAAAGGTTAGAAAGAAGAGATATTTAATTACCAAATGGCTACTTGGTATGGAGGGTTATATTGCGAGAAGGAATATAGACAGGTCGAAGGGTAAATTTTTACTTTCATCACTTTCCATAGGTATTACAATTGCAATATTTGTAACTACCATATTTACAAGTATGCTAGTCAGCAATATAAATTATAATGAAATAGATACAGTTTACGACTATGAAATCTCCTATAGAAAGATGGATAAGGCTATTTTAGCGGATGAGGAAGTAAATCATATTAAAAATTTAGAAGGTGTAAAAACCGTCACTCCCTATTATAATATTGCAATATCTGTAGATGCACATATTAATGAATTTCCCGATTATTTAAAGTATAGACTGTATTCTTCAAATGTTGCAAATAGCGAGAATAATCTCTATGTACTATATGGATCAAAATTCCTAATCATGAGTAAAGAGGACATAATCAAAAACTATGATGTCGAGGAAGCTGTTCTAAATGAGGTAATCGCTAATAAAGCGGTATTCACCTTTATAGAATTTGAGGATTATATAGAACAGGCAGCTATGATAGAAGGTAATACTATTGGGTTAGGAATCAGATCAGGGGTATATATTAATGTACCGGTAGGAAATTACCATTTAAAGTCATATGAAAGCAGAGCCAACCTACCTCCTGGAATTACGGTTTTAATGCCGGAAGAAGTAGTCTCAGAATATATTTCTGATGACATACTCAAGGATTATAATATTAATTTAGGTATTAATGTATACTCACAGGAAAGTAGAACTGAACTTGAAAATTATTTATCCGATAAAGACCATTTCAGTGTCAGATACAATCTTTCAGAGAGGATTAGAAGACAAACTCAGACCAGAATTATAAGAAATTACCTATTAATTTTCTCAGGTTTAATGGCCTTATCATCCGGAATCAATATTATTAACTCGATTAGTTCAAATATGTTAACCAGAAAAAAAGAGTTATCACTTTTGAAGGCAATTGGAATGACGAATAAAGCATTTAAGCGAATGATGAATATAGAGACGATATACTATAGCATTTCGGGTTCGATACTGGGTTTCGTGCTGAGTATACTTGGAATAATGGGCGTAGATTATATCTTAAGGTGGAGAACGGCACCATTTTTCTCGCCTAAGCTCTATGGATACCCAATAATTTCCTATATAGTAATCGTAATCATAACCGTGTTTTTAGTTTACCACTCATCTATGATTGCTATGAAAAGAGTTATGGGTGATGATTTGATAGCCAATCTTAGAAATGAGTAA
- a CDS encoding SagB/ThcOx family dehydrogenase has product MDKIKLGRRTLKDYDRDIIDFSKTDQSMGVPMPPVQKKVKEDEISIKLPKIEIEKFDDISLNTAIHQRKSVRKYTEEGLSLEELTYLLWASHGVRLIKTGIVLRNAPSAGNRHAIDTYLSIHNVEGIKPGVYRYQPLDNELVLITQHEDLRMRSAMAARGQSFAGNCPVTFFWVAVPYRMEWRYDHASYKVIALDAGHICQNLYLAAEAINSGVCAIAAYNQDYADQLLKLDGEDEFVVYMASLGKK; this is encoded by the coding sequence ATGGATAAAATAAAACTTGGAAGAAGAACCTTAAAAGACTATGATAGAGATATAATAGACTTTTCGAAAACCGACCAGAGCATGGGAGTGCCGATGCCCCCGGTTCAGAAAAAAGTGAAAGAGGACGAGATAAGCATTAAGCTTCCTAAAATTGAGATAGAAAAATTTGATGATATATCTTTGAATACTGCGATTCACCAAAGAAAATCAGTTAGAAAATATACTGAAGAAGGATTAAGTCTAGAGGAGCTGACCTATCTGCTTTGGGCAAGTCATGGAGTTAGACTGATTAAAACAGGTATAGTTTTGAGAAATGCTCCATCTGCGGGAAACAGGCATGCGATAGACACATATCTGAGTATTCATAATGTAGAGGGAATAAAGCCCGGAGTTTATAGATATCAGCCGTTGGACAACGAATTGGTACTAATAACTCAGCATGAAGATTTGAGAATGAGGTCTGCTATGGCAGCCAGAGGACAAAGCTTTGCAGGGAATTGTCCGGTTACCTTCTTTTGGGTGGCAGTACCCTATAGGATGGAATGGAGATACGACCATGCATCCTACAAAGTAATAGCGCTAGATGCAGGACATATCTGTCAAAACCTGTACCTTGCAGCAGAAGCCATAAATTCAGGTGTTTGTGCGATAGCAGCATATAATCAAGACTATGCCGATCAGCTTTTAAAACTGGACGGTGAGGATGAATTTGTTGTATATATGGCAAGCTTAGGGAAAAAATAA
- a CDS encoding DUF3796 domain-containing protein gives MKKRINYLGFLSLLSLISILGIITDNKGLFGFLGFISYFHYFKVIPDELFMENLYKSCTTAFLLQVIMLVPLIFINYYFSWFENFVLGAMGMSFAIGLIAFTIMLYVLQKREARY, from the coding sequence ATGAAAAAGAGGATTAATTATTTGGGTTTTTTATCTCTATTGTCATTGATAAGTATTTTGGGAATTATAACAGATAATAAAGGATTGTTCGGTTTTTTGGGTTTTATCTCGTATTTCCACTACTTTAAAGTCATACCCGATGAACTCTTTATGGAAAATCTTTATAAATCTTGTACTACAGCATTTCTACTGCAAGTGATAATGTTAGTGCCTTTGATTTTCATTAACTATTATTTTTCCTGGTTTGAGAATTTTGTACTTGGAGCAATGGGGATGTCGTTTGCAATAGGTCTAATAGCATTTACTATTATGCTTTATGTACTGCAAAAACGTGAGGCTAGATACTGA
- a CDS encoding helix-turn-helix transcriptional regulator, with protein sequence MMLITKIREYRARYNLSQEELAVRVGVRRETIGNLENGKYNPSLKLAMDIAKVFGCSVEDLFEFTD encoded by the coding sequence CTGATGCTGATTACAAAGATTAGAGAATACAGAGCCAGATATAATTTAAGTCAGGAAGAACTGGCCGTTAGAGTAGGCGTGAGAAGGGAGACAATCGGGAATTTAGAAAACGGTAAGTACAATCCATCACTTAAGCTTGCAATGGACATTGCGAAAGTTTTTGGTTGTAGTGTAGAGGATCTTTTTGAATTTACAGATTGA
- a CDS encoding ABC transporter ATP-binding protein, producing the protein MIEISDLTKRFGSKIAVNKISFNVRSGEIFGFLGPNGAGKTTTIKMIVGLMSPNEGEIEVAGVNVISDPLESKRKFSYVPDNPDIYDNMTGLQYLNFLSDIYNLSKDERKERIKRYSDEFEMTGNLNDYISGYSHGMKQKICLIGALIHEPEVFILDEPMVGLDPKSAFRLKELMRDRCNNGKSVFFSTHVMEVAEKICDRLAIIKEGKIIAMGTLDEIKEQAKDEGSLEQIFLELTE; encoded by the coding sequence ATGATTGAGATTAGTGATTTAACAAAGAGGTTCGGAAGCAAAATTGCTGTTAATAAAATAAGTTTTAATGTGCGAAGTGGTGAAATATTTGGATTTTTAGGACCGAATGGTGCAGGTAAGACGACTACTATAAAAATGATAGTAGGATTAATGAGTCCTAATGAAGGCGAAATAGAAGTAGCCGGTGTAAATGTTATAAGCGATCCACTCGAATCCAAGAGAAAATTCAGTTATGTACCTGATAATCCGGATATTTACGATAATATGACAGGACTTCAGTATTTAAACTTTTTATCCGATATTTACAATTTGTCCAAGGATGAAAGAAAGGAAAGAATAAAAAGGTATTCAGATGAGTTTGAGATGACAGGAAACTTGAATGATTATATTTCGGGTTATTCTCATGGTATGAAGCAGAAAATATGTTTAATAGGTGCACTGATTCACGAACCGGAAGTTTTTATTTTGGACGAGCCAATGGTAGGTCTGGATCCAAAAAGTGCTTTTAGATTAAAAGAACTCATGAGAGATAGATGTAATAATGGTAAATCAGTATTTTTCTCTACTCATGTTATGGAGGTTGCCGAAAAGATATGCGATAGGCTTGCTATTATTAAAGAAGGCAAAATCATTGCAATGGGAACCCTTGATGAAATCAAAGAACAGGCGAAAGACGAAGGTAGCTTAGAACAAATCTTCTTGGAGTTGACAGAATGA